In Streptosporangium album, the following are encoded in one genomic region:
- a CDS encoding DUF885 domain-containing protein codes for MTSPIFALCDEYVTRSAVLDPVSAGMEGLDIPFAAATDYGPDGNAARAALISETLRKLAPLEPQGEADVRAAAHLRERLEAELAWHEIGEPLRAVRAPFGLVTDLRDSVDLLPHGTDDQWRDVAARLSAVPRMLDGWRASLEAGLAQDMPAARRQALELAVQLDLFATDGTHRELVTGYGDGPVRGELDRGAAAAHTAYAEAARYLREDYAPRATQRDAVGAERYAVAARLNLGADIDLVDAYEWGWAELARIEAELVAEAGLVRPGASVEEATAILNETQYVEGLDAYRGWLQERHDRAVEELHGTHFDIAEPLRRVDVTLALGSTSGAAYYTSPSEDLSRPGRTWWPVNGDQNRFGTWNELTTVFHEGVPGHHLQLGATRVAGDGLSRFGKNSWVSGHGEGWALYAERLADELGWFTDPGARLGMLGGSALRAARVVIDIGVHLDLPLPDGSKWTFDKACDVLLNQGRGEPHRVHAEVVRYFGWPGQAPSYKLGERAWLAAREEARQRLGAAFDLRRWHTAALELGPVGLSGLADALRRIG; via the coding sequence ATGACCAGCCCGATCTTCGCCCTTTGCGATGAATATGTCACCCGTTCGGCAGTGCTCGACCCGGTCAGCGCCGGGATGGAAGGGCTCGATATCCCGTTCGCCGCGGCCACCGACTACGGCCCGGACGGCAACGCCGCCCGGGCCGCCCTGATCAGCGAGACCTTGAGGAAGCTCGCCCCCCTGGAGCCGCAGGGCGAAGCGGACGTCCGGGCCGCGGCACACCTGCGCGAGCGCCTTGAGGCCGAGCTCGCCTGGCACGAGATCGGCGAGCCGCTCCGTGCGGTGCGGGCGCCGTTCGGGCTGGTCACCGACCTGCGCGACAGCGTGGATCTGCTGCCGCACGGCACCGACGACCAGTGGCGTGATGTGGCGGCCAGGCTCTCGGCTGTCCCGCGGATGTTGGACGGCTGGCGGGCGAGCCTGGAGGCGGGTCTCGCCCAGGACATGCCGGCGGCCCGCCGCCAGGCGCTGGAGCTGGCCGTACAGCTCGACCTGTTCGCCACCGACGGCACGCACCGAGAGCTCGTGACGGGGTACGGCGACGGCCCGGTCCGCGGCGAGCTGGACCGGGGCGCCGCGGCCGCGCACACCGCCTACGCCGAGGCCGCCCGCTACCTGCGCGAGGACTACGCGCCCCGGGCCACCCAGCGGGACGCGGTCGGCGCCGAGCGCTACGCGGTGGCCGCCCGGCTCAACCTGGGCGCCGACATCGACCTGGTGGACGCCTACGAGTGGGGCTGGGCCGAACTCGCCCGCATCGAGGCCGAGCTGGTGGCCGAGGCGGGGCTGGTGCGGCCGGGCGCCTCGGTGGAGGAGGCGACCGCGATCCTGAACGAGACCCAGTACGTCGAGGGCCTGGACGCCTACCGGGGCTGGCTGCAGGAGCGTCACGACCGGGCGGTCGAAGAGCTGCACGGAACCCACTTCGACATCGCCGAGCCGCTGCGCCGGGTGGACGTCACGCTGGCCCTGGGCTCGACCTCGGGGGCGGCCTACTACACCTCGCCGAGCGAGGACCTGTCACGGCCGGGCCGCACCTGGTGGCCGGTGAACGGCGACCAGAACCGGTTCGGGACCTGGAACGAGCTGACCACCGTTTTCCACGAGGGCGTGCCCGGCCATCACCTCCAGCTCGGGGCCACCCGCGTGGCCGGGGACGGCCTGTCACGTTTCGGCAAGAACTCCTGGGTGAGCGGGCACGGCGAGGGCTGGGCGCTCTACGCCGAACGACTGGCCGACGAGCTGGGCTGGTTCACCGATCCGGGCGCCCGGCTGGGCATGCTCGGCGGGTCGGCGCTGCGGGCCGCGCGGGTGGTCATCGACATCGGCGTCCACCTGGACCTGCCGCTTCCCGACGGCTCGAAGTGGACCTTCGACAAGGCGTGCGACGTGCTGCTCAACCAGGGCCGCGGCGAGCCGCACCGGGTCCACGCCGAGGTGGTCCGCTATTTCGGCTGGCCGGGGCAGGCTCCTTCCTACAAGCTCGGTGAGCGCGCCTGGCTGGCCGCCCGCGAGGAGGCCCGGCAGCGTCTGGGCGCGGCCTTCGACCTGCGCCGCTGGCACACCGCGGCTCTGGAGCTCGGGCCGGTGGGTCTGTCCGGTCTGGCCGACGCCCTGCGTAGGATCGGCTGA
- a CDS encoding MerR family transcriptional regulator — protein MEWTIGELAERASAALAPTAQLNGRVRDMPTERLIRWYSTIGLLDPPSARRGRVALYGRRHLLQLIAVKRRQADGRTIAEIQAELAGAGDQILESISSLPAPPAEPPAPRATRPRFWAEPAASSSATAQAGPLMPRPAAPQAGAPTRATSPGPAPSRPPASPPVTPPPSHAPAVIVHGVRLATGVTLLLDGDGRTPSPESLAEIAAASGVLLAVLRKHDLAPAEGKSS, from the coding sequence ATGGAATGGACCATCGGTGAACTGGCGGAGCGGGCCTCCGCGGCGCTCGCCCCGACCGCCCAGCTCAACGGGCGGGTCAGGGACATGCCCACCGAACGCCTCATCCGGTGGTATTCCACGATCGGGCTGCTCGACCCGCCGTCGGCCCGCCGCGGTCGCGTCGCCCTCTACGGCAGGCGCCACCTTCTCCAGCTCATCGCCGTCAAACGACGTCAGGCCGACGGCCGGACGATCGCCGAGATCCAGGCCGAGCTGGCCGGGGCCGGGGACCAGATCCTGGAGTCGATCTCCAGCCTCCCGGCGCCTCCGGCGGAGCCGCCCGCGCCCAGGGCCACGCGCCCGCGCTTCTGGGCCGAGCCGGCCGCGTCGTCGTCCGCCACCGCGCAGGCCGGCCCTCTCATGCCGAGACCGGCCGCACCGCAGGCGGGCGCGCCCACCCGGGCCACCTCGCCCGGACCCGCCCCATCGCGGCCACCGGCGTCCCCGCCCGTCACTCCGCCGCCCTCCCACGCACCCGCCGTGATCGTCCACGGCGTACGGCTGGCGACCGGCGTGACCCTGCTGCTCGACGGCGACGGCCGTACGCCCTCGCCCGAGAGCCTCGCCGAGATCGCCGCCGCTTCCGGGGTGCTCCTGGCGGTCCTGCGCAAACACGACCTCGCACCTGCCGAAGGGAAGTCGTCATGA
- a CDS encoding Dps family protein — MSAITSPLNPEDKKVVAVALQGALVDLLDLSLLTKQAHWNVIGHNFRSLHLQLDKIVSAARKHADTVAERAVALGCNPDGRASTIASTTEVPQLETGYINDGKVVAAMTDILGSITRRMRERITATEEADLVTQDLLIEITQDLEKHHWMIEAQR; from the coding sequence ATGTCCGCGATCACCAGCCCGCTCAATCCCGAAGACAAGAAGGTCGTCGCCGTCGCACTCCAGGGCGCGCTCGTCGACCTGCTCGACCTGTCGCTGCTGACCAAGCAGGCACACTGGAACGTGATCGGCCACAACTTCCGCTCGCTGCACCTGCAGCTCGACAAGATCGTCTCAGCGGCCAGGAAGCACGCGGACACCGTCGCCGAGCGCGCGGTGGCCCTCGGATGCAACCCCGACGGCCGGGCTTCGACGATCGCGAGCACGACCGAGGTGCCGCAGCTGGAGACGGGCTACATCAACGACGGCAAGGTCGTCGCCGCGATGACGGACATCCTCGGGTCCATCACCCGCCGGATGCGTGAGCGCATCACCGCCACCGAAGAGGCCGACCTGGTCACCCAGGACCTCCTGATCGAGATCACGCAGGACCTGGAGAAGCACCACTGGATGATCGAAGCCCAGCGCTAG
- a CDS encoding VIT domain-containing protein, with translation MITSIATLRPEECEPVPDAGLGALFTERGNLPLESVDVTAAVSGLIAGVEVVQGFRNPHDVALEATYVFPLPDRAAVTAFRMEADGRIIEGILKERGQARADYDQAVAEGRRAAIAEEDRPDVFTIRVGNIVPGERVTVHLTLNQPLPYEDGAATFRFPLVVAPRYIPGTPLDGDQAGGGWSPDTDAVPDASRITPPVLLPGFPNPVRLSLAVSVDPAGLELREIRSSLHAVLQEGTTVSLQPGERLDRDFILRLSFGTSTSLALVPDAGDGEEGTFTLTVVPEQARGAATPKDVALVLDRSGSMTGWKMVAARRAAARIVDTLTGGDRFAVLSFDTVVEAPEGLGPGLSPASDRNRYRAVEHLARLEARGGTEILAPLEQAVALLADSARDRVLVLVTDGQVGNEDQILERVGARLAGMRVHTVGIDRAVNAGFLGRLAGLGAGRCELVESEDRLDEAMEHIHRRIGAPLVTDLSLKADGLDLVPGTVSHLGSIYPGVPLTVLGRYRGDASGALTVHGLDSAGQPWERRVAGSRTDSPATRAIWARARLRVLEDRYAAGDHSLEEEIVGISLTYGVLCRFTAFVAVDSTVVAEGGPGHRVIQPVELPSGWESPVVTAAPMMLTSMAQPQAGAPAPAAPGAAPRFTAGGTGGAAWNMASGTTRGKMRPSGPVPSGARELPRAEIEEELKRLRAAGSLGAADRLRYLADLGSRLAALAVYLGGHAELEALAADLQTGGDVEALWRRAVDGLEALSRSGERRPFWKR, from the coding sequence ATGATCACCTCCATCGCAACGCTACGACCGGAGGAGTGCGAGCCCGTCCCGGACGCCGGGCTGGGAGCACTCTTCACCGAGCGCGGCAACCTGCCGCTGGAGAGCGTGGACGTCACCGCCGCCGTGTCCGGGCTGATCGCCGGGGTCGAGGTGGTCCAGGGTTTCCGCAACCCGCACGACGTGGCGCTCGAGGCCACCTATGTCTTCCCGCTGCCCGACCGGGCCGCCGTGACAGCCTTCAGGATGGAGGCCGACGGACGGATCATCGAAGGGATCCTCAAGGAGCGCGGCCAGGCCAGGGCCGACTACGACCAGGCGGTCGCCGAGGGCAGGCGGGCCGCGATCGCCGAGGAGGACCGGCCCGACGTCTTCACCATCCGGGTCGGCAACATCGTGCCGGGCGAGCGGGTCACCGTGCATCTCACGCTCAACCAGCCGCTCCCCTACGAGGACGGCGCGGCGACCTTCCGCTTCCCCCTGGTCGTCGCTCCCCGCTACATCCCCGGCACCCCGCTCGACGGGGACCAGGCGGGCGGCGGCTGGTCCCCCGACACCGACGCGGTCCCGGACGCCTCCCGGATCACCCCCCCGGTGCTGCTGCCCGGCTTCCCCAATCCGGTACGGCTCTCGCTCGCGGTCTCCGTCGATCCGGCCGGGCTGGAACTGCGCGAGATCCGCTCCAGCCTGCACGCCGTCCTCCAGGAGGGGACCACGGTCAGCCTCCAGCCGGGCGAGCGGCTGGATCGCGACTTCATCCTGCGCCTGTCCTTCGGCACCTCCACCTCGCTCGCGCTGGTCCCTGACGCGGGCGACGGCGAGGAGGGCACGTTCACTCTGACCGTCGTCCCCGAGCAGGCCCGGGGCGCGGCCACGCCCAAGGACGTCGCGCTGGTGCTGGACCGCTCGGGCAGCATGACCGGCTGGAAGATGGTCGCCGCCCGACGCGCCGCCGCCCGCATCGTCGACACGCTCACCGGGGGCGACCGGTTCGCGGTGCTCTCCTTCGACACCGTGGTGGAAGCACCCGAAGGGCTCGGCCCGGGACTGTCACCGGCCTCCGACCGCAACCGCTACCGCGCGGTGGAGCATCTCGCCCGGCTGGAGGCGCGGGGCGGCACCGAGATCCTGGCCCCGCTGGAGCAGGCCGTCGCGCTGCTCGCCGACTCGGCCCGGGACCGGGTCCTGGTGCTCGTCACCGACGGGCAGGTCGGCAACGAGGACCAGATCCTGGAGCGGGTCGGCGCCAGACTGGCCGGGATGCGGGTGCACACGGTCGGCATCGACCGCGCGGTCAACGCCGGGTTCCTCGGCAGGCTGGCCGGACTGGGCGCGGGCCGGTGCGAGCTGGTGGAGTCGGAGGACCGTCTGGACGAGGCGATGGAGCACATCCACCGCAGGATCGGCGCCCCGCTGGTCACCGACCTGTCCCTCAAGGCCGACGGACTCGACCTCGTCCCCGGCACGGTCAGCCACCTCGGCTCGATCTACCCGGGGGTGCCGCTCACCGTCCTGGGACGCTACCGGGGAGACGCGTCCGGGGCGCTGACCGTGCACGGGCTGGACTCGGCCGGGCAGCCCTGGGAGCGGCGGGTCGCCGGGTCGCGCACGGACAGTCCCGCGACGCGGGCGATCTGGGCACGAGCCCGGCTGCGCGTCCTGGAGGACCGCTACGCCGCGGGTGACCACTCGCTGGAGGAGGAGATCGTCGGGATCTCGCTCACGTACGGCGTGCTCTGCCGGTTCACCGCGTTCGTCGCGGTCGACAGCACGGTGGTCGCCGAGGGCGGGCCGGGGCATCGCGTGATCCAGCCGGTGGAGCTGCCCAGCGGCTGGGAGAGTCCGGTCGTCACGGCGGCGCCGATGATGCTGACCTCGATGGCCCAGCCGCAGGCGGGCGCGCCCGCGCCCGCGGCCCCCGGCGCGGCGCCGAGGTTCACGGCCGGCGGGACGGGCGGCGCGGCGTGGAACATGGCGTCCGGGACCACCCGAGGCAAGATGAGGCCGTCCGGCCCCGTGCCCTCCGGGGCGAGGGAGCTGCCCCGGGCCGAGATCGAGGAGGAGCTGAAGCGGCTGCGCGCCGCCGGTTCTCTCGGCGCCGCCGACCGGCTGCGCTACCTCGCGGATCTGGGCAGCCGCCTGGCGGCCCTGGCTGTCTACCTGGGCGGTCACGCGGAGCTTGAGGCCCTGGCCGCAGACCTGCAGACCGGCGGGGATGTGGAGGCGCTGTGGCGCCGGGCCGTCGACGGGCTGGAGGCGCTGAGCCGGTCCGGGGAGCGGCGCCCCTTCTGGAAGCGGTGA
- the tnpA gene encoding IS200/IS605 family transposase, with amino-acid sequence MTQEAEYRRGRHVVSAMHAHLVFVTKYRRNVFDDEMLRRCEEIMIEVCDGFEAELREFNGEDDHIHLLVHYPPKVAISKLVNSLKGVSSHYLRKEFTGRVNRAVMHGHFWSPSYFAASCGGAPLTIIKAYIEQQRRPA; translated from the coding sequence ATGACTCAGGAAGCCGAATACCGGCGCGGTAGACATGTGGTTTCCGCGATGCATGCCCATCTGGTCTTCGTGACCAAATATCGCAGGAACGTCTTCGACGACGAGATGCTGCGCCGCTGCGAAGAAATCATGATCGAGGTGTGCGACGGCTTCGAGGCCGAGCTACGCGAGTTCAACGGCGAAGACGATCACATCCACCTGCTGGTCCACTACCCGCCCAAAGTCGCCATCAGCAAACTGGTCAACTCGTTGAAGGGCGTGTCCTCGCACTACCTACGCAAGGAGTTCACCGGCCGGGTCAACCGCGCCGTCATGCACGGCCACTTTTGGTCCCCCAGCTACTTCGCCGCCTCCTGTGGCGGAGCTCCGCTGACCATCATCAAGGCCTACATCGAACAGCAACGCCGCCCAGCCTGA